Within the Papaver somniferum cultivar HN1 unplaced genomic scaffold, ASM357369v1 unplaced-scaffold_132, whole genome shotgun sequence genome, the region GTTTGATCTATACCTGCAGAAACAACATGTTTTGCTAATTTATATGCGACCAAATTACCTTCCTTGTAGTTACGACGGGAGGAAATATCCTGAAAACAGTCACCTAAGCTATGTATATCCTTGAGAGTGTTTACAAAAAACCAAGAAACATCACAAAAACCATTAACTAAGTCTATTATATAAGCAGAATCACCGGCCACTTCAAGGTGAGAGATCTGTAAAGAAGCTGTCAATTCCAATCCATATTTTAGTGCACGAACCTCAGCCATGTTGTTGTTATTCTTGTATATATGTTTGGAGAAGGCTGCGATAAAGGATCCATCATCATTTCTAATGACATGttatcaaaatattacacttaaattcattatTGTTTGAGTTTTACGGAGAAAATGGCGTAAATCTTATCTAATCTTGTCCATATAAGAATGTCCATGGATACTACCTCAGTATATATACACTCTTATAGTTACAAATTCTATCTAAACAGCTAGCCTTCCCAAAAATGGTGTTGCGTGGGGGAACCTCAGCATGGAGGTAACTGTTACTTGTATACTTCGTTATGGCCAAGTGGCCAACTAAAAGAGCCAGATGGTTGGGCAATGGAAATATGGTATCCCAACTTGGAAAATACGTGTTTTTGTGAAACTGAGAAATAGTAACGTGGCTATACAGACACAAACGCCCCAACAAACTAAAACTACTTCTTTTACCTCACGATTGGTATAAAAATGCGCCTCGGCATGCGTATGGGTCTCATACCGGTGATATTATGTTCCTTGCCGAAATCATCAAAAATGGAGTATGCTCGAATGAAAGAAGTCATGAAGTTCGATGAATCATGGTCGGAGTCAAAGGCCTTCTTGACTAGGGAATTGAGTCAATTCCTCTCATCTTTGTTCACCCACCAGATTTGAACGCTGCAACAACGATGCATGGGGAAATCCCAGTCATTGATTTCTCCGAAATGAACATTTCCACTAATGGACGGTCAGAAATTATTGATCAAATCAGAGAAGCTTCTTCTACTTGGGGATTTTTCCAAATAACCAATCATGGAATCCCCAAAATAGTAATTGATGAAGCAATTTCATCCGTTAGATCTTTTCACGAACAACCAAATGATATCAAGAATatgtactactccctccgttactttttaataggccatttttttttgagaaaattaaggaaattgagagaactaattattgaaagtggtcctttagacacttgtcaataaaggaagtgaagtgaaatggtccccacgATACTTGTCAGTCAAAGAAATAAATGAAATGGTCCACaaaacacttgtcatcaaaaaaaattaaaagaaaaatggtcccagaaaattaaaataatatttggcttttccaattaggaaactggctaTTTATAGAAACTCACCTATTAAAAAGTAAAGGAATGAGTATGtctcatcaaataataataagtaCTATGGTGAATCTCAAAGTTTTTCTTTTATAAGCAACACAGATATTTACATGTCTAAAGCTGCCAAGATACTTTAAAACTGGTTGTAGGACCGGACCCGCTGGTGATAGAAAAGATACCTGAGATTTGTAGAAAGGGATTGATGGAGTGGGCTCATCATGGGATATTTTTTAGGGAGGAATTGATAGAATTGATGTGTGAAGGATTAGGTGTGAGACCAGGAAAACTCAAAGAATTGAGATGTACTGAATCAAGGATACTTTTAGGTCAATTTTACCCGTATTGTCCACAACCTGATCTGACGGCTGGAATTGTTCCTCATACTGATCATACTCTGTTGACGGTGATGGTTCAAGATCAAATCGGTGGGTTGCAAGTTAAGCGTGAAAATAAGTGGGTCAATGTTGTGCCAGTTGAAGGAGCTGTTACAATCAACGTATGAGACTTTTTTCAGGTAATAGATGCTCCACAATTTAGAAACTATGTAGTATGTACTTTATATTTTAATTCCCACCATGATAATTTAGAATGTTTATAAGGttacaatttttctttttctagaTAATCTCAAATGATAAATACAAGAATGTGGAACATCGGGTATTGGCTAACCGGTCGATGGAGTCGAGGATTTCTGTGCCGTTGTTGTTCCACCCAGCAGGTGTAAGCAATGTAGATGATGACTCGAGTTATTATGGCCCCTTGCCGGAGCTCTTATCGGCTGAAACCCCACCTTGTTACAAGGATTTCACGTTGGCAGAGTTTTGGAAGCAAAGTCAGAGTAAAGCCATATGCTCGAAAAATTTGACAAGTGCTTTTAGCACTGCAAGGGATGATGAAAATTTAAGTTGAATTTATGAATgcagattaaaaaaaataaaaatgttgaatttatgaaTATTTTCGGTCTTTTAGTAAGGTTTATTTActaaacttaaaaataaaaaacataaattatttatttcttttttccaCGAACAAGCAAACTACTCAAATTTTTCATcactttttgaaaattttattttcagtATGCCGTGGAAGATTGACTTAAAAGAGATTATTTGGGAATGTTAAGGCAAAATGCCAATTTGTTTAGCCAGGTGGAAGGGTAAATGTGCTTACTATTATGGAAATTACTGCTTACTGGTCTAATCTCCCCTTCGTATGTCGTCTAACATCGATAAATGAACAATCTCGCCAAATAAATAATTTTGCTGGGACCTAATTTAGATAAAGGGGCTAAATAAATAACCTCGTTAAatacattaatgaataaaaaaattaaatcctcaaAAACCTATGAAAATTTACATAAATAATCACTAAATTTCAGTACAAGAAAATATATACAGTAAAAACTACATATATTAATAGCCTTGGgacttcacaaaattattaatatatggagtttattaatatatagaggtaTACCAAAGAAATGATTTTTTTGCCAATTCAAAGTATGTAAATGGTAATGAATATGGATGTCTTCTTTAATCATCCAAATGAGCAACAAGTCGTATATGCTTTAACCAAAGAAGAAATCATCAATGGAATTAGACAAGAAACAAAGGGAGATAATCCTGATGATGATAGTACGGAAATACCAAAAGTTTCATCCCAGGAAGCTTTATACATGCTTGACAAGGTGGAAATGTTTTGGCTTCAACAAGAAAATGGCTATAGTAATGAGGTTTTACATATCCGCAAATCAAAAGATGCATAACATCCAAAAAATTACATCATTTTCTCAAACAACTATAGAtaagtattttattttatcttaaatTTCAACGTAACAAGATCTATAAGTTTCCAACAATAACGATTATATtatatatggaggtaaattctTTATGATGGGATTAGAAGATCTATTAACATTAAAATgtggaggttattactatttataaccGGCCCAAGTTGGGACTatgatttttttattaatatataaagtttattaatatatggagtttttaatgTATTAATAAACCAAAATACTTCATCCAACCAACAATGTTGGCATAAAAAGCCATTTCTTCTCAAAATGTGCATCTAAAGTTTATTGTTTTTTCCTTCCACCTAAACCAAAATGCGCCTTGTACTTCATATTTTGTAATGTATGAACATCTTTGTATATTTTCCTTGTTGTGGTAAGTCATTTTTTTACGGTGATTACTGCTTGACGTTTTGTATAATGTTACTATCGTCAGGTTAAGgatcattctcacaatttattgTTGACTCAATAATTTTTTTGTCCGTAACTGATTCCATAATTGTATCATTTTCGTTAAGATAGTTCAAAAGATGTTGGACATCCATAACATTTCTGTAGCATAAGTTAGAAATAATGTCAGTTAATTTTTGAATATCTTCCtctaattaaataatttttggttgAGAAATACACCGGGCCCCTGGTTGTTTTTCAGTCTCTCTCCTATCTGTTTTCTCCGGAGCTTCATAAATGGCGACTATCACCGATGAACTCAGCCTTCTGCAAGTTTCAATCCTTGTGTTTGAATCATTGTAGAAGTGTgctatttctgaacttaatcgaTGTCCAAGGACGGATTGATCTGATCCTTCCCCTTGGGGCCGCTAGTTCTATggccaagaaaaataaaaaatggtcAAGAAGATTTGGTCAAGTGGTTATTCTCATTGAGTCACTTTCAAACAAATCGGGTAATTATCTGAAGATCTCGCGTATGGTAAAGGATTCTCTTCATAGGTTTATTTGTATTCTGAGTGGTCATAAGGGTGCAGTTTGGAAAACATTTTGGTCTTCGGTCATTTCAAAAAAGGAGAACTGCAATAATCCACGGGTTACTATTAAACCATCAGTAGATAATGTCTGTGATACTTCTGTTCAAACTTATACGGTAGTAGAACTTGATGATCCTTATTCACTGGGTTAGCTTTGTGGTTCATAATTATCACAATGGTTGGAATAAGATAGCTAAAGGTATTTAAACCATTTTGGGTGGCAATCTAAGGTCAGCTTGCGTAGTGTAAATATGAAGATGGCTTTCTTTAAAGCTGTCAGTTGATATTTTTAACTCGTTTGCTGCTTCTAAAAATATAAAAGTGGGTAATACTAAGATTTCTGTCAGGCATTGGTTCCAGGAAGATGCTTTTATCAAGAAGGTCTTATCTTCTGATTCATCTCACTTGATTGGAATCAGAGACTTACCACTTCACTTTTGAAATTATACTTCTTTCGAAACTATTTTTCATTCGTGGGGAACATTCTTGATATTATTAATTTACTTCAGATTTTTCAAAACTTAACAATAGTAAGGTTAAAGTCCTTTGTGATTTAAGTAAAATCCATATTGCTGTTAAATTTGAAGGAGTTTGGCTGAGTATTGAACGGATTCAAGATGATAATACTTTTCAATAGTTATTATCAGGAATCCAATTTTCCTAAGTTGAAATTTGTGGTCAAAATGGTGAATTCTACTAGTCAGCAATATTCAAATTCTTCGGATTTTCAGGGATCCATTAGTAGATTGACGCCGTTTCTAGAGATAATTTCTCAATTGTAAACAAAAAATAATGCTAGTACTTATTTTATGCCGAAAAATATTGAGcagaatatttcaaattcaaattttgctAAGTTTACGGTGGGTATGAAGTCTATTGAAGAATGTGATCAACAACTTTCGGATAGGGTAAGGGATACTTTAAGTTTGGATAGTCCAGATATGCAACACCCTTGGATCACAGTCCGTAGAAAGAAAAGGATGGTGTCAGATCATTATTTGAACTTGGTTGTCTCGCTTGCACGTAAATCAGGGTCTTCATCGGTTCATGTTCCAAATTCTTCTGTGTCAAAGGGAAACTCGATACCAAACTTAAATTGCTCTGTCTCACTTGCGTGTAAATCGTACGGTCCTAAGATCTTGGGTAGTCGTTTCTACTTTGGATCCTTAAGGTGTAACTCTTCCAACTCATTTTTGTTGGAAAATAGCCGAATCAATGACACTGCTCAGTCTCTAGAGACCCCACGTGGTTCATACTCATCACTTTTATCAGAAAATAGAGACGTGGAGTTCTTAAGTTCATTGGTTTCTCAGAGAgatataaaaattcaaaaaaactaTTTCAATTTCATATCTCTTTCAATACACACACAGGCATGGTGATAATCCTTTCTCTATGTAGATATGTGGGAATTTACTTTTATGTTTGAAAAAAGCTAAGGATGAGAATAACAGGGTTCTAATTGAAGACTTAGATGGCGTGGATAATTTTGATTCAAATAATAAAGAAGTTTTGAGAAGTGTTTATGCTGACGCTTTAGGGGATAGAGCTTTATTAATGGATCTTAGTATTTTATCTTGGAGTATTAGAGGTATGAATGATAATTAAATATTTCTGCAATTAGAAATGCTATAAGAAAAAACAATGCTTCTATTTGCACAATATATGAAACAAGAAATGGAATGTGTTGATGATTCTTTAATTCGTTCATTGTGGGGTAATAATAATTTAATTTGCTTATCTTCGTTCTATTAGAAGGTCAGGTGGTATTTTAACTTTGTGGAATGGGGTCAAGTCATTTTTGAAGATCAAATTTTAGGTGGTTTTTCACATACTTTACGATTAAGAAATGTAAATGATGGCTTTGCTTGGTTATCACTTCTGTCTATGGCGCATCGGATACAACTGACTATGGCCAATTTTGGCAAGAGATAGTTGATATCAGAACTATTATGCATGAGTCGTGTTGCATTGGAGGTGACTGGAATGCTATTTTAACTCAGATCGAGAGAAATCGAGCTGATGGGTGCATATGGCGCATCGGATACAACTGACTATGGCCAATTTTGGCAAGACATAGTTGATATCAGAACTATTATGCATGAGTCGTGGTGCATTAGAGGTGACTGGAATGCTATTTCAACTCAGATCGAGAGAAATCGAGCTGATGGGTGCAAGAAAAATAGGAAAACTTCAAGCAGTTCCTAAACATCCAGAATTTTTTGGATTTGCCAATGGCTGGTGGCAAATTCACTTGGAAAAATTCGCAAAATCTACCGTTGTTACAAAGGTCGGATAAATTTGTTGTTCAGTAGATTGAGAAGATAAATGCCCAACTCTAGTTCAAACAAGATTAAAGAGACCAATCTATGATCATGCCCCAATTCTACTCAACTGCAATGGAGGTATAATTCTTAAATCCCCTTTTAGATTTGAGAATTATCTACTGGCTCATCCCGATTTCTTAGATAACATTAAAATTTGGTGGAATATCTTGGTATTCTCTGGTAAATGAAGTTATATTTTAGCTAAAAAGTTACAAGGcctgaaatttttttattaaaaagtgGGGAAAGGATAATTTTGGTCCACCGAAGTAGACATATTGGAGAATGACCCattgtcggctctgataccatttttagtgacccatccctccaccgatactatcTGGTAGGTCTATAAACAGAACCTACCATaacaactgcaagtgcacaatgtcctaatgtaacacagggcaagcacaggtcgattcACAGGGACTTGGTGGGTATAAGGTGAAGCTACGGTCTTACTGATTTCGAACAAATAGTAACCAAAAGGGGTTTGTAtgccgatacggctagatgtTGGTAAAGATGATGCTAAGAATGTAATAATCAAATATGAAAGCAAAGAGTAATCTAAACAAGCAGACAAATAGGAtgctagggcagtcgaatccacctcttaacctacacTAAGTCAATTCTGTCCCAATAaagttcttgtcccttgtatgaACACCGGTGAACTTTTAGGCTCTGCCGACTATCCAGATAGAAGTGAAGATTCTAGTTTGCCGCACATCAAAGGGTAatttcaggaggatggtttagtgtcactaagataattactgaaaaagcgggggtacaacaaccacacccaatatttcgattagccatatgtatgggctaactccaatatactttcaagagaatcaacaagactcaatcttaataaagtatatcaaagagttatatctctctttctcgatacaattcttactcaagcaaatagaaatctgcgagtctaattgaatacaagagaaatcacttgaacggtaccaaagaccaatgttcaagtatcaatcaatttcaatcaacaaccaaaggtcgaatttcccaattgattgattcaaacgcacaacctgtgatattttaattataaagataaacaatataatgcgaaaaagaaataacacagacaccagaagttttgttaacgaggaaaccgcaaatgcagaaaaaccccgggacctagtccagattgaacacacattgtattaagccgctatagacaccagcctactacaaactaacttcggtctggactgtagttgaaccccaatcaatctcacactgatccaaggtacaattatgctcatatgtctctgatcccagcaggatactacaaacttgattcccttagctgatctcacccacaactaagagttgctacgacccaaagtcgaagactttaataaacaaatttgtatcacacaaaaaagtctacggtaaaagataaatctgtctcccacataaatacctacgagttttgtttcgtcttttgataaatcaaggtgaacaagaaccaatttataacccggattttttattcccgaagaacagcctagtattatcaatcacctcataataatcttaatcgacgcggcgaaagaagatattgtggaatcacaaacgatgagacgaagatgtttgtgattacttttatatcttgcctatcggagatatcaatctcaagccaaccattacgattgtattcaatacgatagaaacagcaagatcagatcacacaactacaagaaagtagtatcagtctggcttcacaatcccaatgaagtcttcaagtcgttaacctacagggtctcggtagaaacctaaggttaaaggagaatcgactctagcttatacaactagtatcacacaggaggtgtggggattaggtttcctagttgctagagttctcctttatatagtttttcaaatcagggtttgaaattaatgttagcttagtaacaaagcattcaatattcaccgttagatgaaaaacttattagattcaagctaatatctttcaaccgttagatcgaaaacttagcttgttacacacaaatgaaatgcacgttttaggtttgtgtaacctcatccaaacatgtacattcgttggttcaacagtagttaaccaaatggttagtcatatgagcactttcatatcaaccatattcttcttcaacataactagttcaaatgactcaaatgaactagttagatatttgttcaatttcttagatcttatagaagtatacaagacacaatcgaagcaaaaacgatttgattcactcgaatcgattcatgaactttatagccacggtttgcaaacttgcattccttagttaatataagtataagttcacgaataatcgtttttagaaaataaccaacctaagtacgcggacttaagtacccgaaataagtttgtaagTAGTTCACAAagtccagcagattttctcgggaagagaacctccgacagtacgcggactgtgtacgcggactggtttcgcggactctgttcggtttcctgagcagcaaagtacgcatactttggttcaaggaataaggacttatacatgtatgtgtttccacacaatgcttatatccaacaatggttaataatctaaactctcatttcaatcattgaaacattcttagaggacgttatatagttgttattcacaaaccatctttcgtcaaagccattttcaagtgattgaaacataacatgacttttgtcactaggtaaagatgaacttggccaaagcgaaagcttaccgacacatattttgagaaatagataagcgagataaactcggatcgaaatagaaaatgtgtataatcaaagtctatatagcaaaacgactttgtctcaagataggagatagagtagatagacttttgagtgacagataagttcaagtctccacataccttttagtcgatgaagttccaccagttcgttaagtagttcttcgtcttgtatgatgatcgccatggagttcttgagctcgactacactttctatcctagtccgagacttagctatagtagactagaaatcaagacttatagttttgattactaacattgacaaacatgcttgagatagaaacgcatgcgagttcgaccgagcagtgctataacaattACCTAATCCTGGTATTCGTTGTCCTCTCACAAAACAGCTAACCGCaaatcaatcacttagatgattaaacaatcctgatatggatattctaatcgtAACTACGGTGTCCCTCCGAAGTACTAAATGTATacttaaagcacaactagtcaaaggatcgaaCAATAATCAGTTAAGCACGAGTTGCAGTAATTTTATTGTTCATTTTTCTGGCAAATTTGATGAGCTCAATGAGCTCTTCATATGCAAGCTTGTCAGTCATTGCCGATGCATGCTCCAATATGGACTTCCCGCCAAACGCGAACTTGTACATGCTTTCATGTACTACACCAGGTTGCATGTCTACATCCTCTTGTGGCAAATCTCGATAAAAAAGGCTCAAGTAACTGAAATCCATAACTAAAAAAAGTAAATCGAAACACAATCGGTAGTACCTAGAATCGATCACTGGCAATcatcttataaaccgattctgatacATACTTTTCATGGAACGAAGAACATAACCCATAATCGGTGGATATGATGGATCTACGGAAACCGATTCTTGGTAGAAATCAGAAACTTTGATTTTCAAAGTGGGTTTTAAATGTGTAAATCAATGAATAAATCTtaataataaaatgaattgatggagatttaccttaCCTTTGTCAGATCGGTGATAGCTGAAAagaaaacgttttttttttttagattagggtttacaaaatttggaaaaattagatgaaaataaaaagtggtttttgttttAGGTATTTAAGTTCTTAGGAATTTAGCTGAAAATAGAAATGATTTGTACCTATATGAGTTAGAATTAGGGTTAAATTGGTTTTTTTTGTCCAGACTAGACACCCCATAACCATTGGTATAAATTGGAGAAGAAAATGTGAGGCTTCAGATAATTCTTAGAGCAGTtcatatggactcaacaaacatgaagttagttcattttgatcccaccatggattcaacaaacatgaaaaacggatgaacaaaccaacaaatttgttagtttgtTGAGTAAGATGGAAGAACAGGCGCGCGGTTGATAAAATGTCGGGCGATTGAGGCACACTCGTTGGCATGTGAGCCAGAAACGCTGGCGTTTGTGCTAAATTCACCCGTGTTTTCTTCACACGCCAGTGTCTCTGGTGAAATCCCCGTGTTTTTCCCAAAACCGCCAACAACTACTTTCATCCAACGACTGTTGTTCTTTTTTGTTTCCCTATAAATTCAGTTTATCTCCAAACTTAAAACTCATACCTTCTTCAGCTCTACCTCAAAATTTCACAATTTCATACCATCTAAATactcatttttcttttattcaaACAAAACTGTTCATATCAACCCAATCTACCAGAAAAAATCTCATCTCTATAAATTTTATTCctaacaaatatggcatcctcatCGCACCGATCATaacaacgatcacaacaacaaacacaacaacaatcacaacaagaTACACAACAAGATACACAACCAAGAAACACAAGAATTCATGGTGTTaagtatacgatg harbors:
- the LOC113332805 gene encoding 1-aminocyclopropane-1-carboxylate oxidase homolog 5-like, with protein sequence MEWAHHGIFFREELIELMCEGLGVRPGKLKELRCTESRILLGQFYPYCPQPDLTAGIVPHTDHTLLTVMVQDQIGGLQVKRENKWVNVVPVEGAVTINIISNDKYKNVEHRVLANRSMESRISVPLLFHPAGVSNVDDDSSYYGPLPELLSAETPPCYKDFTLAEFWKQSQSKAICSKNLTSAFSTARDDENLS